The proteins below come from a single Halobacillus salinarum genomic window:
- a CDS encoding response regulator transcription factor codes for MKRILIVEDEQTIAELEKDYLEVEGFQAEIVASGTEGLHKAVKEDYQLILLDVMLPGMDGFEICRKIRQERDIPILMITAKREDIDKIRGLGIGADDYIVKPFSPSELVARVKAHLARYERLVTKEKPKDILQIRGLVIDSASRRVHVNQEEVTLTTREFDLLFFLASHPDRVFAKDHIFERIWGLDSMGDMATVTVHVRKIREKIEADTSHPQYIETVWGAGYRFKS; via the coding sequence ATGAAAAGAATACTCATCGTTGAAGATGAACAGACCATCGCAGAACTGGAAAAGGATTATTTAGAGGTGGAGGGATTTCAAGCAGAAATAGTGGCCTCAGGCACAGAGGGGCTTCATAAGGCGGTTAAAGAGGATTATCAATTAATCCTGCTTGATGTCATGCTTCCTGGAATGGATGGTTTTGAGATCTGCAGGAAAATTAGACAGGAAAGGGATATTCCCATTTTGATGATTACAGCTAAAAGAGAGGACATCGATAAGATCAGGGGTCTCGGGATCGGAGCAGATGATTACATTGTCAAACCATTCAGTCCCAGTGAGCTGGTCGCCCGCGTCAAAGCCCATTTGGCAAGGTATGAACGGCTGGTAACCAAAGAAAAGCCGAAGGACATTCTGCAGATCAGGGGGTTAGTGATCGACAGCGCCTCACGCAGGGTGCACGTAAATCAAGAGGAAGTGACTCTAACTACCAGAGAATTTGACCTTCTTTTTTTCCTGGCTTCTCATCCGGACCGTGTGTTTGCCAAGGATCATATATTCGAGCGGATATGGGGGCTGGATTCTATGGGGGATATGGCAACAGTGACTGTTCACGTAAGAAAAATACGTGAAAAAATCGAAGCAGATACATCGCATCCCCAGTATATTGAAACGGTGTGGGGAGCAGGTTATCGATTCAAAAGTTAA
- a CDS encoding sensor histidine kinase, with translation MLIITNGVLSYFVSKSILTPVSSLRKGAEEIRQGNLDYQIEKFRNDELGELCEAFEAMRQQLKQSTEVQLQYEENRKELIANITHDLKTPITSIKGYVEGIRDGVASSPEKMDRYTQTIFTKADEMDRLIDELFLYSKLDLKRVPFQFETIDLRSFFQDYLEDLQLELPQQNTRIYFDDNPSEDYSAVADRDNLKRVVNNIIQNSLKYMDKDEKHIEIKLEHKKEFVLTAIQDNGKGMDGNTIRQLFERFYRGDPSRNKDTGGSGLGMAIAKRIIEEHGGDIWAESELGKGTTIFFTLKSSRK, from the coding sequence ATGTTAATCATTACGAATGGGGTGTTGTCTTATTTTGTTTCTAAAAGTATTTTGACGCCAGTGAGCAGTTTAAGAAAAGGGGCAGAAGAAATCAGACAGGGAAATTTAGATTATCAGATCGAAAAGTTTCGCAATGATGAACTAGGAGAGCTGTGTGAAGCCTTCGAGGCAATGAGGCAGCAATTAAAGCAATCAACTGAAGTACAGCTTCAATACGAAGAAAATCGAAAAGAGCTGATTGCTAATATTACACACGATTTGAAAACCCCAATAACATCGATAAAAGGTTATGTAGAAGGGATTCGAGATGGTGTGGCCAGTTCACCTGAAAAAATGGACAGGTACACACAAACCATTTTCACGAAAGCAGATGAAATGGATCGCTTAATCGACGAGCTTTTCTTATATTCTAAATTAGACCTGAAGCGTGTACCGTTTCAGTTCGAAACCATTGATTTAAGAAGCTTTTTCCAAGACTATCTTGAAGACCTCCAGTTGGAATTGCCTCAGCAGAATACGCGGATTTATTTTGACGACAACCCGTCTGAAGACTACTCGGCGGTTGCAGACCGTGATAACTTGAAGCGGGTGGTAAACAATATTATTCAAAACAGTTTGAAATATATGGATAAAGATGAAAAGCACATTGAAATTAAGCTTGAACATAAAAAAGAGTTCGTACTGACTGCCATTCAAGATAACGGGAAAGGGATGGATGGAAACACCATCCGACAGTTATTTGAACGGTTTTACCGCGGGGATCCTTCAAGAAATAAGGACACAGGCGGCAGCGGGCTTGGGATGGCAATTGCCAAACGTATTATCGAAGAACATGGAGGAGATATCTGGGCGGAGAGTGAATTAGGTAAAGGAACAACGATATTTTTCACATTAAAAAGTTCACGGAAATAA
- a CDS encoding DUF4385 domain-containing protein yields the protein MGFDYDLDFDSVDFRQQPELYRVGRGEQGVLLVEPYKSEILPYWRFKTPEDAAESACKIFELFEAYKNREDLVGMDMARKFIQMGYTRSRRYANFKGGKKYDTNGNGKERHIDDEKAESARIFEDMWKRVRTDEIYLSKKKEHQKKYG from the coding sequence ATGGGGTTTGACTATGACTTGGATTTTGACAGCGTTGATTTTCGACAACAACCGGAGCTTTATCGTGTCGGCCGTGGAGAACAAGGAGTCCTGCTTGTAGAACCTTATAAAAGTGAAATTCTCCCATATTGGCGCTTTAAAACACCAGAGGACGCCGCTGAGTCTGCTTGTAAAATCTTTGAGTTATTTGAAGCATACAAAAATCGAGAAGACTTGGTAGGAATGGATATGGCCCGTAAATTTATACAAATGGGTTATACTCGATCACGCCGCTATGCGAATTTTAAAGGCGGGAAAAAATACGATACCAATGGAAACGGCAAGGAAAGACATATAGATGATGAAAAAGCAGAATCTGCAAGAATTTTTGAAGACATGTGGAAAAGAGTCCGTACAGATGAAATCTATTTGTCGAAAAAGAAGGAGCATCAAAAGAAATATGGATGA